A single region of the Streptomyces caelestis genome encodes:
- a CDS encoding serine hydrolase domain-containing protein: MTTLKEELLPATSRALLHRIALAQAQGRAPSLVAAVIRDGRAVWHGARTSVDGQEPDEHVQYRIGSITKTFTAVLVLRLRDEGLLGLEDPLEKYVPGTGAGAATIAQLLAHTGGLAAESPGPWWERTPGSLRPELADVLGEQPLLHPVGRRHHYSNPGYTLLGALVEELRGTSWEEALRREVLEPLGLDRTGARPQAPHAGGWAVHPWADVLLPEPAEDLGRMAAAGQLWSTTADLARFAAFLVKGDERVLSAESLREMRVPAAPAEAADVMSGDAYGLGMQIQRRHGRLLVGHSGSLPGFLANVSISVEDDVAAVVLANCTSGPLVSAVAADLVRIVAEAEPRIPASWRPLSDVDPSTLELTGQWYWGTYAFALRLTADGLASLEPLSGNGRRSRFRPNGDGTWTGLEGYYAGELLRAVRRPDGSVSHLDLGSFVFTRQPYDEEASVPGGVDPGGWRGIG, translated from the coding sequence ATGACGACACTCAAGGAAGAGCTGCTTCCCGCAACGAGTCGTGCGCTGCTGCACCGGATCGCCCTGGCACAGGCACAGGGGCGGGCCCCGTCGCTGGTCGCGGCCGTCATCCGGGACGGGCGGGCGGTGTGGCACGGCGCCCGGACATCGGTGGACGGGCAAGAGCCCGACGAGCACGTCCAGTACCGCATCGGTTCGATCACCAAGACCTTCACCGCCGTTCTCGTGCTGCGCCTGCGGGACGAGGGGCTGCTCGGGCTAGAGGATCCACTGGAGAAGTACGTGCCGGGTACCGGCGCGGGGGCGGCTACGATCGCCCAACTGCTCGCGCACACGGGCGGGCTGGCGGCCGAGTCGCCCGGGCCGTGGTGGGAGCGCACGCCCGGGTCCCTGCGGCCGGAGCTGGCCGACGTACTCGGTGAGCAGCCTCTTCTGCACCCCGTCGGCCGACGGCATCACTACTCGAACCCCGGCTACACGTTGCTGGGCGCGCTCGTGGAGGAGTTGCGGGGAACCTCCTGGGAGGAGGCTCTACGGCGTGAAGTGCTCGAACCGCTGGGGCTCGACCGGACCGGCGCGCGACCGCAGGCCCCGCACGCGGGTGGCTGGGCCGTGCACCCCTGGGCCGACGTGCTGCTGCCCGAGCCCGCAGAGGACCTCGGGCGTATGGCAGCCGCCGGTCAACTCTGGTCGACCACGGCAGACCTGGCCCGGTTCGCGGCCTTCCTGGTGAAGGGCGACGAGAGGGTACTGAGCGCCGAGTCCCTGCGGGAGATGCGGGTCCCGGCGGCGCCGGCGGAAGCCGCGGACGTGATGTCCGGTGACGCCTATGGCCTCGGCATGCAGATCCAGCGCCGGCACGGTCGGCTGCTCGTGGGGCACAGCGGATCCCTGCCGGGCTTCCTGGCGAATGTGAGCATCAGCGTGGAGGACGACGTAGCGGCGGTCGTGCTGGCCAACTGCACTTCGGGCCCACTGGTGTCAGCCGTTGCCGCCGATCTGGTCCGTATCGTCGCCGAGGCGGAGCCGCGCATCCCCGCCTCGTGGAGGCCGCTGAGTGACGTCGACCCGTCGACGTTGGAGCTGACGGGGCAGTGGTACTGGGGGACGTACGCGTTCGCCCTGCGGCTCACGGCCGACGGGCTCGCCTCGCTGGAGCCGCTGTCCGGCAACGGGCGACGCTCACGATTCCGCCCGAACGGCGACGGTACCTGGACCGGCCTGGAGGGTTATTACGCCGGAGAGCTCCTGAGGGCCGTACGGCGGCCGGACGGGTCCGTGAGCCACCTGGACCTCGGATCGTTCGTGTTCACGCGTCAGCCGTACGACGAAGAGGCTTCTGTGCCGGGCGGGGTCGACCCCGGGGGGTGGCGTGGGATCGGTTAG
- a CDS encoding MFS transporter, with the protein MPLALLALAIGAFGIGTTEFVIMGLLPEVAGDYGVSIPTAGYLVTGYALGVMFGAPLMTVLGTKVSRKRMLMLLMALFIVGNLLSALAPAFAVMLIGRIVASLAHGAFFGIGSVVAADLAAPDKKAGAIAMMFTGLTVANVVGVPLGTLIGQSVGWRVTFGIVAALGAIGLTGIARLVPDMPKPEGVRLRHELAAFKNVQVLLAMAMTVLGFGGVFAAITYIAPMMTHTAGFADGSVTWLLVLFGLGMVGGNLVGGKFADRALMPMLYVSLGALAVVLALFTLTAHDKLLSAVTIALIGALGFATVPPLQKRVLDQAHGAPTLASAVNIGAFNLGNALSAWLGGLVIAAGLGYTAPNWVGAVLAAGALVLAVLSAALERRAGAPGSVVTGSVPTEQRPAVHH; encoded by the coding sequence ATGCCTCTCGCGCTTCTGGCCCTCGCGATCGGGGCCTTCGGAATCGGAACGACCGAGTTCGTGATCATGGGCTTGCTGCCCGAGGTCGCGGGCGACTACGGGGTCTCCATTCCCACTGCCGGCTACCTGGTGACCGGCTACGCGCTCGGTGTCATGTTCGGCGCCCCGCTGATGACCGTTCTGGGCACCAAGGTCTCCCGCAAGCGGATGCTGATGCTGCTGATGGCCCTGTTCATCGTCGGCAACCTGCTCTCGGCACTCGCTCCCGCCTTCGCCGTCATGCTGATCGGCCGGATCGTCGCTTCGCTGGCCCACGGCGCTTTCTTCGGTATCGGCTCGGTCGTCGCGGCCGACCTCGCCGCCCCGGACAAGAAGGCCGGAGCCATCGCGATGATGTTCACCGGCCTGACTGTCGCCAACGTCGTCGGCGTCCCGCTGGGCACGCTCATCGGGCAATCCGTGGGCTGGCGGGTGACCTTCGGCATCGTCGCCGCCCTCGGCGCCATCGGCCTGACCGGCATCGCCCGGCTCGTCCCCGACATGCCCAAGCCGGAGGGGGTGCGCCTGCGGCACGAGCTCGCCGCCTTCAAGAACGTGCAGGTGCTGCTCGCGATGGCGATGACCGTCCTCGGCTTCGGCGGCGTCTTCGCGGCCATCACCTACATCGCTCCGATGATGACCCACACCGCGGGCTTCGCCGACGGCTCCGTCACCTGGCTGCTGGTCCTCTTCGGCCTCGGCATGGTCGGCGGCAACCTCGTGGGCGGCAAGTTCGCCGACCGCGCCCTGATGCCCATGCTGTACGTCTCCCTGGGCGCGCTGGCCGTCGTCCTGGCGCTGTTCACCCTCACCGCGCACGACAAGCTGCTGTCGGCCGTCACGATCGCCCTGATCGGCGCCCTGGGCTTCGCGACCGTCCCGCCGCTCCAGAAGCGGGTCCTCGACCAGGCGCACGGCGCCCCGACGCTGGCGTCCGCCGTGAACATCGGCGCCTTCAACCTCGGCAACGCCCTGTCCGCCTGGCTCGGCGGCCTCGTGATCGCGGCGGGCCTCGGCTACACCGCCCCCAATTGGGTCGGTGCCGTCCTGGCCGCGGGAGCCCTGGTCCTGGCCGTCCTCTCGGCCGCTCTGGAACGCCGCGCCGGCGCCCCCGGCTCCGTGGTCACGGGATCCGTGCCGACGGAGCAGCGGCCCGCCGTCCACCACTGA
- the rpsR gene encoding 30S ribosomal protein S18, with product MAKPPVRKPKKKVCAFCKDKVTYVDYKDTNMLRKFISDRGKIRARRVTGNCTQHQRDVATAVKNSREMALLPYTSTAR from the coding sequence ATGGCGAAGCCGCCTGTGCGCAAGCCGAAGAAGAAGGTCTGCGCTTTCTGCAAGGACAAGGTCACGTACGTGGACTACAAGGACACGAACATGCTGCGGAAGTTCATTTCCGACCGCGGCAAGATCCGTGCCCGCCGCGTGACCGGCAACTGCACGCAGCACCAGCGTGACGTCGCCACGGCCGTCAAGAACAGCCGTGAGATGGCGCTGCTGCCCTACACCTCCACCGCGCGATAA
- the rpsF gene encoding 30S ribosomal protein S6, translated as MRHYEVMVILDPEVEERAVSPLIENFLSVVRDGGGKVEKVDTWGRRRLAYEIKKKPEGIYSVIDLQAEPAVVKELDRQMNLNESVLRTKVLRPETH; from the coding sequence ATGCGTCACTACGAGGTGATGGTCATCCTCGACCCCGAGGTCGAGGAGCGCGCTGTCTCTCCGTTGATCGAGAACTTCCTGTCTGTCGTCCGTGACGGCGGCGGAAAGGTCGAGAAGGTCGACACCTGGGGCCGTCGTCGTCTCGCGTACGAGATCAAGAAGAAGCCTGAGGGCATCTACTCGGTCATCGACCTGCAGGCCGAGCCTGCGGTCGTCAAGGAGCTCGACCGCCAGATGAACCTGAACGAGTCGGTCCTCCGGACCAAGGTCCTCCGTCCCGAGACCCACTGA
- a CDS encoding MATE family efflux transporter codes for MTQAPARRRTGRRQHDREIVALAVPAFGSLIAEPLFLMADTAIVGHLGTAQLAGLGVASALLMTAVSVFVFLAYATTAAVARRVGAGDLQSAIRQGMDGIWLALLLGAAVVAVLLPTASTVVDLFGASDAAAPYATTYLRISTLGIPAMLIVLAATGVLRGLQDTKTPLYVAIAGFVANGALNAGLVYGADLGIAGSAWGTVIAQWGMAVVYLAVVLRGARKHGASLRPDAAGIRASAQAGVPLLVRTLSLRAILMIATAVAARLGDADIAAHQIILSLWSLLAFALDAIAIAGQAIIGRYLGAGDAEGARDACRRMVEWGIAVGVVLGILVVITRPAFLPLFTSDSAVKDVALPALLIVALSQPISGIVFVLDGVLMGAGDGPYLAWAMLLTLAVFTPVALLVPVLGGGLTALWATMTLMMTVRMLTLWLRTRSGRWIVTGATL; via the coding sequence ATGACACAGGCCCCTGCGCGTCGCCGAACCGGCCGGAGACAGCACGACCGAGAGATCGTGGCGTTGGCCGTGCCGGCCTTCGGCTCCCTCATCGCCGAGCCCCTCTTCCTCATGGCCGATACCGCCATCGTGGGCCATCTGGGCACGGCCCAACTCGCCGGCCTCGGCGTCGCCTCGGCCCTGCTGATGACGGCCGTCAGTGTCTTCGTCTTCCTCGCCTATGCCACGACAGCGGCGGTCGCGCGTCGCGTCGGCGCAGGTGATCTGCAATCCGCCATCCGCCAGGGCATGGACGGCATCTGGCTGGCACTGCTCCTCGGCGCTGCCGTCGTCGCCGTCCTCCTGCCGACGGCGTCCACAGTCGTGGACCTCTTCGGCGCCTCGGATGCGGCGGCTCCCTATGCGACCACGTACCTGCGCATCTCCACGCTCGGCATACCGGCCATGCTCATCGTCCTCGCGGCGACCGGCGTGCTGCGCGGCCTCCAGGACACCAAGACCCCTCTGTACGTAGCCATCGCCGGCTTCGTCGCCAACGGCGCTCTCAACGCGGGGCTCGTCTACGGCGCCGACCTGGGGATCGCCGGCTCCGCCTGGGGCACCGTCATCGCCCAGTGGGGCATGGCCGTGGTCTATCTCGCGGTGGTTCTGCGCGGGGCGCGCAAGCACGGTGCCTCACTTCGCCCGGACGCCGCCGGGATCAGGGCCTCCGCACAGGCCGGTGTGCCGCTGCTGGTTCGCACTCTCTCCCTGCGGGCGATCCTGATGATCGCCACGGCGGTCGCCGCCCGTCTCGGGGATGCCGACATCGCCGCACACCAGATCATTCTGTCCCTGTGGAGCCTGCTCGCCTTCGCTCTCGACGCCATCGCCATCGCAGGCCAGGCCATCATCGGGCGCTACCTCGGAGCCGGTGACGCAGAAGGCGCCCGAGACGCGTGCCGTCGCATGGTCGAGTGGGGGATCGCCGTCGGGGTCGTCCTCGGCATTCTGGTCGTCATCACCCGCCCGGCGTTCCTGCCCTTGTTCACCAGTGACTCCGCGGTCAAGGACGTGGCGCTGCCCGCCCTGCTCATCGTCGCCCTCTCACAGCCGATCTCTGGCATCGTCTTCGTCCTGGACGGAGTCCTGATGGGCGCCGGCGACGGCCCGTACCTGGCCTGGGCGATGCTGCTCACTCTGGCGGTCTTCACCCCGGTCGCTCTGCTGGTGCCGGTGCTGGGCGGTGGGCTCACCGCTCTCTGGGCCACCATGACGCTGATGATGACCGTGCGGATGCTGACGCTGTGGCTCCGGACCCGCTCCGGCCGTTGGATCGTGACGGGCGCGACCCTCTGA
- a CDS encoding single-stranded DNA-binding protein, whose protein sequence is MAGETVITVVGNLVDDPELRFTPSGAAVAKFRVASTPRTFDRQTNEWKDGESLFLTCSVWRQAAENVAESLQRGMRVIVQGRLKQRSYEDREGVKRTVYELDVEEVGASLRNATAKVTKTTGRGGQGGYGGGGGGAQGGGGWGGGPGGGQQGGGAPADDPWATGAPAGGNQGGGGGWGGGSGGSGGGGGYSDEPPF, encoded by the coding sequence ATGGCAGGCGAGACCGTCATCACGGTGGTCGGCAATCTTGTCGACGACCCCGAGCTGCGCTTCACCCCCTCCGGTGCGGCCGTCGCGAAGTTCCGTGTCGCGTCCACTCCCCGCACCTTCGACCGCCAGACGAACGAGTGGAAGGACGGCGAGAGCCTCTTCCTGACCTGCTCGGTCTGGCGTCAGGCGGCGGAGAACGTCGCCGAGTCGCTCCAGCGAGGCATGCGCGTCATCGTGCAGGGCCGGCTGAAGCAGCGGTCCTACGAGGACCGTGAGGGCGTCAAGCGCACGGTCTACGAGCTGGACGTCGAGGAAGTCGGCGCCAGCCTGCGCAATGCCACGGCCAAGGTCACCAAGACCACCGGCCGCGGTGGCCAGGGCGGTTACGGCGGCGGTGGCGGTGGCGCCCAGGGCGGCGGCGGCTGGGGCGGCGGCCCCGGTGGCGGCCAGCAGGGCGGCGGCGCTCCCGCCGACGACCCGTGGGCGACCGGCGCTCCCGCCGGTGGCAACCAGGGCGGTGGCGGCGGCTGGGGCGGTGGCTCCGGCGGCAGCGGCGGTGGCGGCGGCTACTCGGACGAGCCCCCCTTCTAG
- the dnaB gene encoding replicative DNA helicase: MSISEPLDDPWADSGPSDRLPASRRRGDGARGRDEQHERGRDNGAWDGGAAPAFERVPPQDIEAEQSVLGGMLLSKDAIADVVEILKGHDFYKPAHETIYQAVLDVYAKGEPADPITIAAELTKRGEINKVGGASYLHTLVQTVPTAANAAYYAEIVHERAVLRRLVEAGTRITQMGYAADDDVDEIVNRAQAEIYAVTEQRTSEDYLPLGDIMEGALDEIEAIGSRSGEMTGVPTGFTDFDSLTNGLHPGQMIVIAARPAMGKSTLALDFARAASIKNNLPSVIFSLEMGRNEIAMRLLSAEARVALHHMRSGTMTDEDWTRLARRMPDVSAAPLYIDDSPNLSMMEIRAKCRRLKQRNDLRLVVIDYLQLMQSGGSKRAESRQQEVSDMSRNLKLLAKELELPVIALSQLNRGPEQRTDKKPMVSDLRESGSIEQDADMVILLHREDAYEKESPRAGEADLIVAKHRNGPTATITVAFQGHYSRFVDMAQT; this comes from the coding sequence GTGAGCATTTCCGAGCCCTTGGACGACCCGTGGGCCGACAGCGGTCCCAGTGATCGTCTGCCCGCTTCCCGCCGTCGTGGCGACGGAGCCCGGGGCCGCGACGAGCAGCACGAGCGGGGGAGGGACAACGGGGCATGGGACGGCGGCGCCGCCCCGGCGTTCGAGCGGGTACCGCCGCAGGACATCGAGGCGGAGCAGTCCGTCCTCGGCGGCATGCTGCTCTCCAAGGACGCCATCGCCGACGTCGTCGAGATCCTCAAAGGCCACGACTTCTACAAGCCGGCCCACGAGACGATCTACCAGGCCGTTCTCGACGTCTACGCCAAGGGCGAGCCGGCCGACCCGATCACGATCGCCGCCGAACTCACCAAGCGCGGCGAGATCAACAAGGTCGGCGGGGCCTCGTATCTGCACACCCTCGTGCAGACGGTGCCCACGGCCGCCAACGCCGCCTACTACGCGGAGATCGTCCACGAGCGGGCCGTGCTGCGCCGCCTGGTCGAGGCGGGTACACGCATCACGCAGATGGGATACGCGGCCGACGACGACGTCGACGAGATCGTCAACCGCGCCCAGGCGGAGATCTACGCGGTCACCGAGCAGCGCACCAGCGAGGACTATCTGCCGCTCGGCGACATCATGGAGGGCGCGCTCGACGAGATCGAGGCGATCGGCTCACGCAGCGGCGAGATGACCGGTGTGCCCACGGGGTTCACGGACTTCGACTCGCTCACCAACGGGCTGCACCCGGGCCAGATGATCGTCATCGCCGCGCGTCCCGCCATGGGTAAGTCGACGCTCGCGCTGGACTTCGCGCGGGCCGCCTCGATCAAGAACAACCTGCCGAGCGTGATCTTCTCGCTCGAAATGGGGCGCAACGAGATCGCGATGCGTCTGCTGTCCGCTGAAGCCCGGGTCGCCCTGCACCACATGCGCTCCGGCACGATGACGGACGAGGACTGGACGCGCCTGGCCCGGCGGATGCCGGACGTCTCGGCGGCCCCGCTCTACATCGACGACTCCCCGAACCTGTCGATGATGGAGATCCGCGCCAAGTGCCGCCGCCTCAAGCAGCGCAATGACCTCCGGCTGGTCGTCATCGACTACCTCCAGCTGATGCAGTCCGGTGGTTCCAAGCGGGCCGAGAGCCGTCAGCAGGAAGTCTCGGACATGTCCCGTAACCTCAAGCTGCTGGCCAAGGAGCTGGAGCTCCCGGTCATCGCGCTCTCCCAGCTGAACCGTGGTCCCGAGCAGCGCACGGACAAGAAGCCGATGGTCTCCGACCTGCGTGAGTCCGGTTCCATCGAGCAGGACGCCGACATGGTCATCCTGCTGCACCGCGAGGACGCCTACGAAAAGGAGTCGCCACGCGCGGGCGAGGCCGACCTGATCGTGGCCAAGCACCGAAACGGCCCCACGGCGACGATCACGGTCGCTTTCCAGGGTCACTACTCGCGGTTCGTGGACATGGCGCAGACCTGA
- the rplI gene encoding 50S ribosomal protein L9, with protein MKIILTHEVSGLGAAGDVVDVKDGYARNYLIPRKFAIRWTKGGEKDVEQIRRARKIHEIQTIEQANQVKAQLEGVKVRLAVRSGDAGRLFGSVTPADIASAIKASGGPEVDKRRIELGSPIKTLGAHETSVRLHPEVAAKVNIEVVAA; from the coding sequence ATGAAGATCATCCTCACCCACGAGGTCTCCGGCCTCGGTGCCGCGGGCGACGTCGTCGACGTCAAGGACGGTTACGCTCGCAACTACCTGATCCCGCGGAAGTTCGCTATCCGCTGGACCAAGGGTGGCGAGAAGGACGTCGAGCAGATCCGTCGTGCTCGCAAGATCCACGAGATCCAGACCATCGAGCAGGCCAACCAGGTGAAGGCCCAGCTCGAGGGCGTCAAGGTCCGTCTGGCTGTCCGCTCCGGCGACGCCGGTCGTCTCTTCGGTTCCGTCACCCCGGCCGACATCGCTTCCGCGATCAAGGCTTCCGGTGGCCCCGAGGTCGACAAGCGCCGCATCGAGCTGGGCTCGCCGATCAAGACGCTGGGCGCTCACGAGACGTCCGTGCGTCTGCACCCCGAGGTTGCCGCCAAGGTCAACATCGAGGTCGTCGCGGCCTGA
- a CDS encoding GNAT family N-acetyltransferase produces MEDLEIRCATAEDVPAIVGMLADDPLGAQRESPNDLAPYLTALERLSADPNQRLVVAVREGRVVGTLQLTIIPGLSRRGATRSIIEGVRVHAEDRGSGLGTQLIEWAIDESRQQGCQLVQLTSDVTRTDAHRFYERLGFTASHTGFKLPL; encoded by the coding sequence ATGGAAGATCTTGAGATACGGTGCGCGACCGCCGAGGACGTCCCCGCGATCGTCGGCATGCTCGCGGACGACCCTTTGGGCGCACAGCGCGAGTCACCCAACGACCTCGCCCCCTACCTCACCGCGCTGGAGAGGCTCAGCGCCGACCCGAACCAGCGCCTGGTCGTAGCGGTCCGGGAGGGCCGTGTCGTCGGCACACTCCAGCTCACGATCATTCCCGGGCTGTCCCGACGCGGTGCGACCAGGTCGATCATCGAAGGCGTACGCGTCCATGCCGAGGATCGCGGCAGCGGACTGGGAACGCAGCTCATCGAGTGGGCGATCGACGAATCCCGGCAGCAGGGCTGCCAGTTGGTCCAGCTGACCTCCGACGTCACACGCACCGACGCCCACCGCTTCTACGAACGGCTCGGTTTCACAGCCTCCCACACGGGCTTCAAGCTTCCGTTGTGA
- a CDS encoding MarR family winged helix-turn-helix transcriptional regulator gives MTATDPALTALAQSWCALSLLHGRIEAHIERALQAKHDLSAREYSLLDVLSRQHDGDGGHLQMKQVADAVVLSQSATTRLVTRLEDRGLLERYLCPTDRRGIYTNVTEAGLKLLEEARPTNDAALREALDEAAKNPELAPLVRAVETLKSPVPA, from the coding sequence ATGACAGCGACGGACCCCGCGCTCACCGCTCTCGCCCAGAGCTGGTGCGCCCTCTCCCTGCTGCACGGGAGGATCGAGGCCCACATCGAGCGCGCCTTGCAGGCCAAGCACGACCTGAGCGCGCGGGAGTACTCCCTTCTCGACGTGCTGAGCCGGCAGCACGACGGGGACGGAGGGCATCTCCAGATGAAGCAGGTCGCCGACGCGGTCGTCCTCAGTCAGAGCGCCACCACACGTCTGGTCACCCGGCTCGAGGACCGCGGACTCCTGGAGCGCTACCTCTGCCCCACCGACCGCCGGGGCATCTACACGAACGTCACCGAGGCAGGCCTCAAGCTGCTCGAGGAGGCCCGACCGACCAACGACGCCGCCCTGCGCGAGGCCCTCGACGAGGCGGCGAAGAATCCCGAGCTGGCCCCCCTGGTCCGGGCCGTGGAGACGCTGAAGTCTCCGGTTCCCGCCTAG